In Cotesia glomerata isolate CgM1 linkage group LG1, MPM_Cglom_v2.3, whole genome shotgun sequence, one genomic interval encodes:
- the LOC123275418 gene encoding protein anon-37Cs-like isoform X1, translated as MKKRLLILLLLMTYFFNSEGRSPRVIIIGAGVSGVAAASRLLENGFDNITILEAENRIGGRIHSVKIGGYVVDLGAEWVVGEEGNAVYDLADPLGLLEKCSGYNAWNTTARLFGSSGEEIPRDVASGLVQYFNKVMEEINSKDESDDVKAENLGQYFDPRLDKYFKDHPEISPELHEPLKYLLNLLDNVHDAGKSWYDVSVNSLLKLIAIDGDHAINWKERAYSMLFDLLMKKYPNPEEELPVKEKTKLNTKVTKIKYDETSVKVTTADGEEYEADHVIVTVSLGVLQKHMDTLFNPKLPEKKANVLKNLTYGHNAKIIIYYKDPWWLEDLTYIRGIYWTEEDRKELENDPLRKWMLSVSVGTRIEHKLKLLKTWVTGEYVTEMELVPEELFQKQIKELIRRFFGQAYNITEPTEIIRSMWNTNENFLGTYRTAGLPEDKFDNPTGDYAEPILINDKPVLQFAGEGTAAHWSLVDGAVESGWREADRIINYYADN; from the exons atgaaaaaaagacTTTTGATTCTGTTACTCCTGATGACTTACTTCTTTAACTCCGAAGGAAGGTCTCCTAGAGTCATAATTATTGGAGCAGGTGTATCAGGAGTCGCAGCAGCGTCTAGATTACTTGAGAATGGATTCGACAATATTACTATTCTTGAAGCGGAAAATCGAATTGGAGGAAGAATACATTCTGTTAAAatag gTGGGTACGTAGTCGACCTTGGAGCCGAATGGGTAGTAGGAGAAGAAGGTAACGCAGTATACGACCTAGCTGATCCGTTGGGTCTTCTTGAGAAGTGTTCTGGATATAATGCATGGAATACAACGGCAAGACTCTTCGGATCTTCTGGAGAAGAAATACCTCGAGATGTCGCTAGTGGATTGGTGcaatatttcaataaagtcatggaagaaataaattctaagGATGAGAGTGATGATGTAAAAGCTGAAAACCTTGGTCAATATTTCGACCCTAG GTTGGATAAATACTTTAAAGATCATCCAGAAATAAGCCCTGAATTACATGAGCCTTTAAAGTATTTGCTGAATTTGTTAGACAATGTACACGATGCTGGCAAAAGTTGGTACGATGTTTCTGTAAACAGTTTATTGAAGCTAATAGCGATTGATGGAGATCATGCTATTAATTGGAAAGAACGAGCTTACAGTATGCTTTTCGACTTACTAAtg aaaaaatatccTAATCCGGAAGAAGAATTACCTGTGAAGGAAAAAACAAAGCTTAATACGAAAGTTACCAAGATAAAATACGATGAAACTTCCGTAAAAGTTACGACTGCTGATGGAGAAGAATACGAGGCTGACCACGTCATAGTTACAGTGTCTTTGGGAGTTCTTCAAAAACATATGGACACGCTGTTCAATCCAAAATTACCTGAGAAGAAAGCTAATGTCcttaag aatctTACCTATGGGCATAAtgctaaaataattatttactataaaGATCCTTGGTGGCTTGAAGACTTAACTTACATTCGGGGTATATACTGGACGGAAGAAGACAGAAAAGAGTTAGAAAATGAT CCTCTGCGAAAGTGGATGCTTAGTGTATCGGTGGGAACGAGGATCGAGCATAAACTAAAGTTGCTTAAGACTTGGGTAACTGGAGAATACGTCACGGAAATGGAGCTGGTTCCTGAAGAATTGTTCCAAAAACAAATCAAGGAACTTATCAGAAGGTTCTTTGGACAAGCTTATAATATTACTGAGCCGACGGAGATAATTCG GAGTATGTGGAACACTAATGAGAACTTTCTTGGTACCTATCGAACTGCGGGGTTACCTGAGGATAAGTTTGATAATCCCACTGGAGACTATGCCGAGccgattttaataaatgataaaccA gtaTTGCAATTCGCTGGTGAAGGTACTGCTGCTCACTGGAGTCTGGTAGACGGTGCCGTTGAATCGGGATGGCGAGAAGCAGAtcggataattaa
- the LOC123275418 gene encoding protein anon-37Cs-like isoform X2 yields MKKRLLILLLLMTYFFNSEGRSPRVIIIGAGVSGVAAASRLLENGFDNITILEAENRIGGRIHSVKIGGYVVDLGAEWVVGEEGNAVYDLADPLGLLEKCSGYNAWNTTARLFGSSGEEIPRDVASGLVQYFNKVMEEINSKDESDDVKAENLGQYFDPRLDKYFKDHPEISPELHEPLKYLLNLLDNVHDAGKSWYDVSVNSLLKLIAIDGDHAINWKERAYSMLFDLLMKKYPNPEEELPVKEKTKLNTKVTKIKYDETSVKVTTADGEEYEADHVIVTVSLGVLQKHMDTLFNPKLPEKKANVLKNLTYGHNAKIIIYYKDPWWLEDLTYIRGIYWTEEDRKELENDPLRKWMLSVSVGTRIEHKLKLLKTWVTGEYVTEMELVPEELFQKQIKELIRRFFGQAYNITEPTEIIRSMWNTNENFLGTYRTAGLPEDKFDNPTGDYAEPILINDKPVLQFAGEGSSVHWGMVNGAIESGWREADRLINYYAKN; encoded by the exons atgaaaaaaagacTTTTGATTCTGTTACTCCTGATGACTTACTTCTTTAACTCCGAAGGAAGGTCTCCTAGAGTCATAATTATTGGAGCAGGTGTATCAGGAGTCGCAGCAGCGTCTAGATTACTTGAGAATGGATTCGACAATATTACTATTCTTGAAGCGGAAAATCGAATTGGAGGAAGAATACATTCTGTTAAAatag gTGGGTACGTAGTCGACCTTGGAGCCGAATGGGTAGTAGGAGAAGAAGGTAACGCAGTATACGACCTAGCTGATCCGTTGGGTCTTCTTGAGAAGTGTTCTGGATATAATGCATGGAATACAACGGCAAGACTCTTCGGATCTTCTGGAGAAGAAATACCTCGAGATGTCGCTAGTGGATTGGTGcaatatttcaataaagtcatggaagaaataaattctaagGATGAGAGTGATGATGTAAAAGCTGAAAACCTTGGTCAATATTTCGACCCTAG GTTGGATAAATACTTTAAAGATCATCCAGAAATAAGCCCTGAATTACATGAGCCTTTAAAGTATTTGCTGAATTTGTTAGACAATGTACACGATGCTGGCAAAAGTTGGTACGATGTTTCTGTAAACAGTTTATTGAAGCTAATAGCGATTGATGGAGATCATGCTATTAATTGGAAAGAACGAGCTTACAGTATGCTTTTCGACTTACTAAtg aaaaaatatccTAATCCGGAAGAAGAATTACCTGTGAAGGAAAAAACAAAGCTTAATACGAAAGTTACCAAGATAAAATACGATGAAACTTCCGTAAAAGTTACGACTGCTGATGGAGAAGAATACGAGGCTGACCACGTCATAGTTACAGTGTCTTTGGGAGTTCTTCAAAAACATATGGACACGCTGTTCAATCCAAAATTACCTGAGAAGAAAGCTAATGTCcttaag aatctTACCTATGGGCATAAtgctaaaataattatttactataaaGATCCTTGGTGGCTTGAAGACTTAACTTACATTCGGGGTATATACTGGACGGAAGAAGACAGAAAAGAGTTAGAAAATGAT CCTCTGCGAAAGTGGATGCTTAGTGTATCGGTGGGAACGAGGATCGAGCATAAACTAAAGTTGCTTAAGACTTGGGTAACTGGAGAATACGTCACGGAAATGGAGCTGGTTCCTGAAGAATTGTTCCAAAAACAAATCAAGGAACTTATCAGAAGGTTCTTTGGACAAGCTTATAATATTACTGAGCCGACGGAGATAATTCG GAGTATGTGGAACACTAATGAGAACTTTCTTGGTACCTATCGAACTGCGGGGTTACCTGAGGATAAGTTTGATAATCCCACTGGAGACTATGCCGAGccgattttaataaatgataaaccA